One stretch of Pyrenophora tritici-repentis strain M4 chromosome 4, whole genome shotgun sequence DNA includes these proteins:
- a CDS encoding CysQ, 3'-Phosphoadenosine 5'-phosphosulfate (PAPS) 3'-phosphatase translates to MTAHGLGTDIRHVDLTTLPPKKPSELNFVEATLGKTSLSQPEHEAVATSLGASWPGTVIWSQQMKYVALTLGATDVMVRIPKTLDRFTYVWDHAGGHLLYQEAGGVISDFNGEQIDFSQGRKITGERNWGMVACLPGYFEEVGKSVKEVLKKRDS, encoded by the coding sequence ATGACCGCCCACGGTCTGGGAACCGATATCCGCCACGTAGACCTAACCACTCTGCCCCCGAAAAAACCTTCTGAGCTCAACTTTGTCGAAGCAACACTAGGCAAAACATCGCTCTCGCAACCCGAACACGAAGCTGTTGCAACCTCGCTCGGCGCCAGCTGGCCAGGAACCGTCATCTGGTCCCAGCAGATGAAGTACGTAGCTCTCACCCTCGGCGCAACAGACGTCATGGTGCGCATCCCAAAGACGCTCGACCGCTTCACCTACGTCTGGGATCACGCCGGCGGCCACCTGCTGTACCAGGAGGCTGGCGGTGTGATTAGCGACTTCAACGGCGAGCAAATCGACTTTTCACAGGGCAGGAAAATCACCGGCGAGCGCAACTGGGGCATGGTGGCTTGTTTGCCGGGCTACTTTGAAGAGGTGGGtaagagcgtcaaggaggtACTGAAGAAGAGGGATAGTTGA
- a CDS encoding CysQ, 3'-Phosphoadenosine 5'-phosphosulfate (PAPS) 3'-phosphatase — MAYTAELRLALRAVHRAALLTKSVLRSLSNNVSAETKADDSPVTIADFAAQALLISALLAVYPNDRFLGEESADALRQNEQLADRVWQLVQQAKEEAHAASNGIGNEEEAQKHVRDEAQLVFAASKKDMFDLIDRGGKGEDTGRGRVWVMDPVDGTATFMQVKKCSILLFNHETAILEKPLFLIIH; from the coding sequence ATGGCCTATACGGCTGAGCTCCGCCTGGCCCTGCGCGCCGTCCACCGGGCCGCCCTCCTTACCAAATCCGTGCTCCGCAGCCTCTCCAACAACGTGTCCGCAGAGACAAAGGCAGACGACAGTCCCGTGACGATTGCGGATTTCGCCGCCCAGGCTCTCCTCATTTCCGCCCTGCTAGCTGTGTATCCAAATGACCGCTTCTTAGGTGAGGAGAGCGCAGATGCATTGCGCCAGAATGAGCAGCTCGCCGACCGTGTCTGGCAACTTGTGCAACAGGCAAAGGAGGAGGCTCATGCAGCTTCCAACGGAATCGGTAACGAAGAGGAGGCGCAGAAGCACGTGCGTGATGAGGCACAACTAGTCTTTGCCGCATCCAAAAAGGACATGTTTGATCTTATTGACCGCGGAGGCAAAGGCGAGGACACGGGGAGAGGACGGGTATGGGTTATGGATCCAGTTGATGGAACGGCGACTTTCATGCAAGTAAAAAAATGTTCAATTTTGTTGTTCAACCACGAGACGGCAATTTTGGAGAAACCCCTTTTTTTGATTATTCACTAA
- a CDS encoding Ecl1 multi-domain protein: MECFNDFCLSCDRQIAENGVYCSQSCRLADLEKAGSAAQAPSQLSSSASSSTSSNGGFYLAPAINFSAYKGASSSQVAPSSPYHYYPTTNGSYFAPPTAQRQSPQRSLTPSSSRSSLASSSSQTQSGISQQAATQLNSYMRSFDQTRDVKRRYTQY, encoded by the coding sequence ATGGAGTGCTTCAACGACTTTTGTCTATCCTGCGACCGTCAGATTGCTGAGAACGGCGTCTACTGCTCGCAATCGTGCCGGTTAGCCGACCTGGAAAAGGCTGGCAGCGCGGCACAAGCACCCTCGCAACTCTCATCATCTGCTTCGTCGTCAACGTCGTCCAACGGCGGCTTCTACCTCGCGCCAGCAATCAACTTCTCGGCCTACAAGGGAGCCTCCAGCTCACAGGTCGCACCATCTAGCCCGTACCACTACTACCCAACCACAAACGGCAGCTACTTCGCACCACCCACGGCACAAAGGCAATCACCACAACGCAGCCTGACGCCCTCGTCATCGCGCTCATCACTAGCCTCATCGTCGTCCCAGACCCAGTCGGGCATCTCACAACAAGCCGCCACCCAGCTCAACAGCTACATGCGATCATTCGACCAAACACGGGACGTCAAGAGGCGGTACACACAGTACTAG
- a CDS encoding DUF612 multi-domain protein — protein sequence MRLTRARAQQGAEEAIDATERAPLNDISTNESPKQNRYDEELPAKTPGKTPGKKTKGKGRVKKGKKGKATEEDKEKVEVGPEDEEASIEAPANEEADQDDTKALPHGQSTAAPRHRTSADDDLIGENAEVVANTERPVTPPPKPVHMTRRQLAIQEEQSKQEQCAPTPQEPGTEVPHTTEDMVEVNVSTDAPAKDVDMIAQEPLVADAKEEPVLESAVEPVTKVEAEAIAEPELSQEIVETEASKETAPEVPQIEEPNTEESREIPKPEAAVTEVEAPIQAPQVDPEPPVSSVENNSEPEPKALEIDMPIEAPMTPHTRASSIRRLSRSPSKSPMRLEESFEAIDALEEALENVTSLGSFDRVEEEKTPIMEEFAKSIITSDVRPGTAKEATTTVTRISRAPSVSAPKSMKPIKSSIARTTSVRVASNKEVKIAPTETVDYLASKRRPVSMCFPTPPPPPKGRAPTRATFQLSSNDVVAKLKTQKEERQKREAEGVAPKARPLSMPPPPKSNKPLTKPAFQLPGEKIAEKLRAQKEEREKREAQAPQHSAPNPRPVSISMAPHAKSTKAPTKAHFELPGSAVAEKLRIKREERLKRMEEAEAAKKEAALKTRQAPAIRKPVTMPVRQHEQPGVTIPPPQPQAQRATSLASKRSSMSLSQSTSQSRSVSNSSSNRNSIIVPKAVVTPIDVVHQKVKGREVFNRDRIEKEARERERREKEEAAKRARAEAAERGRIASREWAEKQRRKMMGLST from the coding sequence ATGCGTCTGACACGCGCTCGAGCCCAGCAGGGCGCTGAGGAGGCGATCGACGCGACCGAGCGTGCGCCTCTCAACGACATCTCGACAAATGAATCGCCAAAGCAAAACCGTTACGACGAGGAATTGCCTGCGAAGACTCCAGGAAAGACTCCAGGAAAGAAGACCAAGGGAAAGGGCCGCGTGAAGAAGGGAAAGAAAGGAAAAGCAACCGAGGAAGACAAGGAGAAGGTTGAAGTCGGACCGGAAGATGAGGAGGCCTCAATTGAAGCGCCTGCAAACGAGGAAGCCGACCAAGATGACACCAAAGCCCTCCCACACGGTCAGTCTACTGCGGCTCCGCGCCATAGAACATCGGCTGACGACGACTTGATAGGAGAAAATGCAGAAGTGGTCGCAAACACTGAGCGGCCTGTAACCCCACCTCCCAAGCCAGTGCATATGACACGTCGACAACTAGCAATACAAGAAGAGCAATCGAAGCAAGAGCAATGTGCTCCGACACCCCAAGAGCCAGGAACCGAGGTCCCGCACACGACAGAAGATATGGTTGAAGTAAATGTTAGTACAGACGCACCTGCCAAAGACGTGGACATGATAGCCCAAGAGCCCCTAGTTGCTGATGCAAAGGAAGAGCCCGTCTTAGAGTCTGCCGTGGAACCGGTAACAAAGGTTGAGGCCGAAGCCATCGCGGAACCTGAACTGTCTCAAGAAATCGTCGAAACGGAAGCGTCTAAGGAAACCGCACCAGAGGTGCCGCAGATCGAGGAACCAAATACCGAGGAGTCTCGCGAAATTCCCAAACCAGAAGCAGCAGTGACTGAAGTTGAGGCTCCAATTCAAGCACCTCAAGTAGACCCTGAACCCCCAGTGTCCTCAGTCGAAAACAATTCGGAACCAGAGCCAAAGGCACTTGAAATCGACATGCCCATCGAAGCGCCCATGACACCACATACGAGAGCCAGTTCAATCCGACGACTGTCGCGTAGCCCGTCGAAATCGCCGATGCGTCTTGAGGAGTCATTCGAGGCTATCGATGCGCTCGAGGAGGCTCTGGAGAATGTCACGTCACTTGGCAGCTTTGACCGGGTTGAGGAGGAGAAGACTCCTATCATGGAGGAGTTCGCCAAAAGTATCATTACATCAGATGTGCGTCCAGGGACAGCAAAGGAAGCGACAACCACGGTTACAAGGATTTCGAGGGCACCAAGTGTGTCTGCGCCCAAAAGCATGAAGCCAATCAAATCTTCAATCGCTCGAACGACGAGTGTACGTGTGGCATCTAACAAAGAGGTCAAAATAGCTCCGACAGAGACGGTGGACTACCTGGCTTCGAAACGTCGACCGGTCAGCATGTGCTTTCCTactccaccaccaccgccaaAAGGTCGTGCGCCTACGAGGGCAACATTCCAGCTTTCAAGCAACGACGTAGTCGCAAAGCTAAAGACGCAAAAGGAGGAGCGCCAAAAGCGAGAGGCGGAGGGTGTGGCCCCAAAGGCACGCCCACTGAGCATGCCTCCGCCACCAAAGTCAAACAAACCACTTACGAAACCTGCATTCCAATTGCCTGGCGAGAAGatagctgagaaactcagAGCCCAGAAAGAGGAGcgagaaaagagagaagcTCAGGCGCCCCAACACTCAGCGCCCAACCCGCGCCCCGTCAGCATCAGCATGGCGCCCCACGCAAAATCGACCAAAGCGCCCACAAAGGCACACTTTGAGCTGCCGGGATCCGCCGTGGCCGAAAAGCTACGTATCAAGCGAGAGGAGCGGCTGAAGCGCATGGAAGAGGCTGAAGCTGCAAAGAAGGAAGCTGCGCTCAAGACGCGACAAGCGCCAGCTATCCGCAAACCGGTCACGATGCCCGTCCGCCAACATGAACAGCCAGGCGTCACAATCCCTCCCCCACAACCACAGGCTCAGCGCGCAACCTCGTTGGCTAGCAAGCGCAGTAGCATGTCGCTCTCGCAGTCTACCTCACAGTCACGCTCTGTTTCCAACTCCTCGTCGAATCGCAACAGTATCATTGTCCCCAAGGCTGTCGTTACGCCCATTGACGTGGTACACCAAAAGGTCAAGGGCAGAGAGGTCTTCAACCGCGATCGCATTGAGAAGGAGGCGCGAGAGCGTGAGAGGAGGGAGAAGGAAGAGGCTGCTAAGCGGGCGCGAGCTGAAGCTGCCGAAAGAGGCAGGATCGCGAGTCGAGAGTGGGCGGAGAAACAGAGGAGGAAGATGATGGGTCTAAGCACATGA
- a CDS encoding Serine-pyruvate aminotransferase/archaeal aspartate aminotransferase gives MSSPRSRAGTRLTQISKHLDSKPFLELNTPFHSERHTRVEDGQGIPKAPKKVEEAKKAIKEVTQLAPEPPAPKKMSSQAPHPALLIPGPIEFDDAVLNSMSHFSESHVGLPFVNTFSEVLGNLRKLFLTTDPASQPFVISGSGTLGWDQIAANLVEPGDEVLVLHTGYFADSFADCFETYGVKATQLKAPIGDRPQLDEVEKALKQKEYKMLTVTHVDTSTGVLSEIKALSELVHRVSPETLVVVDGVCSVGSEEIRFDEWKLDAVLTASQKGIGCPAGLSIMMVSGRAIERFKARKTRPTSYFGSWKNWLPIMQNYEAKKPSYFATPSPQLIHALDTALKQILSRPIEDYWAAHKTASQKVKKAVADLGLKQLASKPENQATGMTAIYLPEGMTPPDVLPNLAKKGVVFAGGLHKEIATKYIRFGHMGVSVTDPNRPDISKAIESLKEGLMEAGYKA, from the exons ATGTCGTCACCCCGTTCGCGAGCTGGTACCCGACTTACACAGATATCTAAACATTTGGATTCTAAACCGTTTCTTGAATTGAACACTCCCTTTCACAGCGAACGTCATACACGCGTTGAAGACGGACAAGGTATACCCAAAGCGCCAAAGAAAGTAGAAGAGGCCAAGAAGGCAATCAAGGAAGTAACGCAACTTGCGCCGGAACCACCTGCACCCAAGAAGATGTCGAGCCAAGCGCCACACCCTGCCCTACTCATTCCTGGGCCAATTGAGTTTGACGATGCGGTGCTCAATTCCATGAGCCATTTCAG TGAATCGCACGTCGGACTGCCCTTCGTAAACACCTTCAGCGAAGTCCTCGGAAACCTGCGCAAGCTCTTCCTGACTACCGACCCTGCCTCGCAACCCTTTGTCATCTCCGGCTCAGGTACACTTGGATGGGACCAGATCGCGGCGAACCTGGTAGAGCCTGGCGATGAGGTTCTCGTCCTACATACTGGTTACTTTGCCGACTCGTTCGCCGACTGCTTTGAGACGTATGGCGTAAAGGCGACACAGCTCAAGGCGCCCATTGGCGACCGACCGCAACTCGATGAGGTGGAGAAGGCGCTGAAGCAGAAGGAATACAAGATGCTCACTGTCACACACGTGGATACCTCTACTGGTGTGCTCAGCGAGATCAAGGCATTGAGCGAACTTGTCCACCGCGTCAGCCCCGAGACTTTGGTTGTGGTCGATGGTGTCTGCAGTGTCGGCTCAGAAGAGATCCGCTTTGACGAATGGAAGCTTGATGCAGTTCTCACTGCCTCGCAAAAGGGAATTGGTTGCCCGGCTGGTTTGAGCATCATGATGGTGTCTGGACGCGCGATTGAGAGGTTCAAGGCGAGAAAGACCCGACCCACATCCTACTTTGGCTCATGGAAGAACTGGCTACCAA TCATGCAAAACTACGAAGCAAAGAAGCCATCTTACTTCGCCACCCCTTCTCCACAACTCATCCACGCTCTCGACACCGCGCTCAAGCAAATTCTCTCGCGACCCATTGAGGACTACTGGGCGGCACATAAGACCGCATCGCAAAAGGTCAAGAAGGCTGTCGCAGACCTCGGTCTCAAGCAGCTCGCTTCCAAGCCTGAAAACCAGGCTACTGGTATGACTGCAATCTACCTTCCAGAAGGTATGACTCCTCCGGACGTCCTACCCAACCTCGCCAAGAAGGGTGTTGTATTCGCTGGCGGTCTGCACAAGGAGATTGCCACCAAGTACATTCGATTTGGACACATGGGTGTTAGTGTAACCGACCCGAACCGACCGGATATTTCCAAGGCAATTGAAAGCCTGAAGGAGGGTTTGATGGAGGCTGGGTACAAGGCATAG